From the genome of Mastacembelus armatus chromosome 21, fMasArm1.2, whole genome shotgun sequence:
AgtataataacataaaaaactctctgtaaagccagagCTGCATACTACTTATCACTAAGAGGAAAACTGTCAGGACTACCATTGCAGGGAAGGGAGTCTAAGGACTATGGCAGCTCAGCAGCAGTCCCCTGATCAGGCTTCCCGTGCTGTAAGGACACAGCAAAGGTGTACTTTCCCCAAATCAACTATTTAGTGTCTGCCAGGGGACGTGTCTAGTCACTGAGATATCCCAGGCGTTTTGTATGGTTTTTGTGCTGTTATCAGTTCTTTGCTCTTGGACCATGTTACAAATTGTCTGACCCCGATTTTTGGATTTCCCTCtgaatctgtgtttgtttatgtggaTTGACTTACCCTTGGGTGCTGATTTGTTTTGCCTTCTGTGGCCGCTTACTGGATCATGGACAGTACTCGCTGTTGGCTCACATGGTATTGACCCGGAACATCTCATAGATtgtgcagaaaaactagtccatgcatttattacTGTAAATGAGATTGTGGTAACTCATttctatattagcttctcttccttagctccctgtaaaatacagagtagaatttaaaatccttcttttcacatacaaatccctttatgatcaagctccttcatactttaaagacctcatagtaccatattatcccaatagagcactttgctctcagagtgcaggtctacttgtgcTTCCCAGAATTTCCAAAAGTAGACTGGTAGGCAGAGCCTTTAGATattaagctcctctcctgtggaaccagctcccagtctgggttcaggagacagacaatctctgtacttttaaggctagacttaaaaccttcctttttaacaaagcgtatagttagagctggcttcaggtaaccctgaaccatcccttagttatgctgctataggcctagactgcccgaggaccatcggtgcactgagctcccctaccctaaccgtcccctcccttcccttcccctctcctcccccctcacatgtatattccaccattgaatgtcactaaccttgtgctctctctctcccctagtttgagctctctccctctctcactgttctctccctgtaccttctgcaggggtccctggtcctggagctgtatattgctgatgtgcagttactggcccccccaaccttcagtgtctatttgttgtttattgttgctgatGGAGCTGTagttgttcttttctgtctcctctatccacttaccccaactggtcgaggcatatggctgcccaaactgagcccggttctgctggaggttttttctctccacttcctaagtgcttgctcataaaggatgTGTTGGGGTACTTTGcaaagtgccttaagatgattgtattgtgatttggcgctatacaaataacatttaataagAAACTCAGTTGTTCTGTCAAGCCTTTTCCATGTCCTCAAACCTAAAAGcacaaagctaaaaaaaaaaaaaaaaaaaacagaccaagATGGCGCCGAGTACGGTCACCCTGGTGTGTTAGTGCGTcctgttttgcttgtttttgtgcGTAAACTGTGTATCTGCTTGCTCTTACACCAGAGAAGAGCTCTTAAACATGTTTTGGTCAAAAAAGCGTGCCGGCGCGCTTGTGCGTCTACGACAATGGAGAATGCGCACACCACTACCTGGGATCTTCCTCTCCAACGTCCGCTCACTCCACAAGAAATTGGATGAACTAGCACTGCTGATGAGAAGAAACAGGCACTCTTCTTCATCTTGTGTCTTGTGCTTTACGGAAACGTGGCTTTGTGAACAAACACCGGACTCCGCGCTACAGCTGGAGGGATTCCAGCTACTCCGAGCGGATCGTCACAGGGAACTTTCCAGCAAGGCAAAAGGTGGTGGTCTCTGTTTCTACATTAACAGTGGTTGTTGTACCGACGTGACTGTGATCTCCCATTTTTGCTCTCCTGATCTGGAATATTTACTTACTAACTGCAAGCCATTTTATTCTCCGCGTGAgttccattcattcatcctcGCTCGTGTTTACATTCCGCCGAGTGGGGACGTGCACGAGGCTCAGCGTGTACTCGCGGACCATATACTGAGTGTGGAACGAAAACATCCGAGCTCCTTAGTTATCGTCCTTGGTGACTTTAATGGAGGAAATCTGAGCAGAGAACTACCAAAATACAAACAGTATATCAAATGCTCAACCAGAGAGGAAAACACGCGTGATCACTGTCACACCACAATAAGCGGAGCATATCCCGCAGTGCCCCGTGCTGCTGTTGGACTATCGGACCACGTCGTGATCCATCTGATTCCCGCGTACAGACAGAGGCTGAAGCTCTCCAAACCTGTGGTAAAAACAACTCGAAAATGGACTAGCCAGGCTGTGGATGAGCTTTGCGCATGTGTGGACTCAATGGACTGGGATGTGTTTAGAGCTACTACAGACGGTCTGGACGagtacacagacactgtgacgtCATCTATACAGTTCTGTGAGGACAGTATTTTACCAACACGAACCAGGGTGAGTTACAACAATGACAAACCCGGGTTCACAGCTACACTCAGACAGCTGAGGCTACAGAAGGAATTGGCATTTAAGTGGGGACAGAGAGAGCTACAAAAGTGCTAAGTACAGGTTTAGCAAGGAGGTGAGAAGAGCTTAATCACTGTACTCTGAAGGACTCCAGCAACAGTTCTCAGCCAACGACTCGGCCTCTGTGTGGAAGGGGCTTAGGCAAATCACCAACTACAAGCCTAAATCCCCCCACTCCACTGATGACCTTCGACTAGCCAACAGCCTGAATGAGTTCTGTTGTCGCTTTGAGGACTCATCAGGCTGCCCTGACACCTACACTCAACCCATCACAACACAGCCACTCACACCCCCTGCCCACACCACCCAGAAGACCCATCATCAAAGCCGCTCTCAACCCCACCACCTCCCCCACATCTCCAGCCCTCTCAATCCTGGAGGAGGATGTAAACAGGATATTCAGGAAACTGAACCCCCGCAAGGCTCCCGGCCCAGACGGTGTCTCCCCCTCCACCCTAAGACACTGTGCTGATGAGCTGACGCCtgtgttcacagacattttcaacACCTCACTGGAGTCATGTCACGTGCCAGTCTGCTTCAAATTCTCCACCATAGTCCCCGTTCCAAAAAAGCAGAGGATCACTGGTCTCAATGATTACAGACCTGTGGCGTTGACGTCTCAAGTCATGAAATCATTTGAACGACTGGTTCTTCCCTAATTCAAGACCATCACGGCCCCCCTCCtagaccccctgcagtttgcctacagaGCTAACAGATCTGTAGACGACGCAATCAACTTGGCCCTGCACTACATCCTGGAGCATCTGGACTCCCCAGGAACCTACGCCAGGATCCTgattgtggacttcagctctgtCTTCAATACAATGTGCCCTGCTGTCCTTCAGGACAAGCTGTCCCTGCTGAACGTGCCTgactccatctgtctgtggatCACTGACTTCCTAACAGACAGGAGGCAGCACATGAGGCTAGGGAAGAATGTCTCCGACACCTGGACCATCAGCACCGGAACCCCCCAAGGCTGTGTactttcctctctgctcttctccctgtACACTAACTGCTGTACCTCTGACCACCAGTCTGTCAAGCTGGTTAAGTTTGCGGATGACACCACCCTCATCGGACTCATCTCAGACGGTGATGAGTCTGCCTACTAGAGGGAGGTGGACCGTCTGGAATCCtggtgcagcaacaacaacctggagctgaaCGCCTagaagacagtggagatgatcaTTGACTTTCGGAGAGTCTCAGTTCCACTGACACCCCTCACCCTGACAGACACCCCAATATCCACTGTGGACTCCTTCCacttcctgggcaccaccatcacccaggaTCTCAAGTGGGAGCCAACCATCAGCTCCCTCAtcaagaaggcccagcagagaaTGTTCTTACTCCGGCAGCTGAGACCACTCAAGCTGCCAGCCAAGATGATGGTTCAGCTCTACACGGCCATCATCGAATCCAttctcacctcctccatcaccgTGTGGTACGCTGGGGCCACTGCCAGGGACAAGCACAAACTGCAGCGCATTGTGCGCTCTGCTGAGAAGGTGGTCGGCTGCAACCTCCCATCTATTGATGACCTGTACATCTCCAAAACTCTGCGGCGTGCAGGTAGAATCACAGCTGATCTCTCTCACCCTGGACATAGACTCTTTGTGCCACTTTCCTCAGGCAGGAGGTTACGGTCCACTCGGACCAGAACCTCACGCcataaaaacagcttcttccCATCTGCCATCAGACTCATTAACTCCAAATAACACTGCTATACTCTGTCACTTTAGCACAGTCAGCGTACCTTGTTCCTGTCATCCACCTGATGACTTTTGCACTGTTTATCCCACTGAACTACTTAGCCACACTGTGTTGCTCTtctgtaaattcattttgtaaataagaaaagtatacatacagtattttttatttcactgcaccttactttattttattttatctatgctgcttattatattattctatacacttattatatgttatatgttactCGTCAGGTCTATGCTCTATGTATGCAccatctcaccaaaacaaattccttataatgtgaacccctcacttatttggcaataaacctgtttctgataCTGATACTAATGTTTAAGACTGCTTTATACTTGAGactggtaaaaaaaatatttaccagAGTGACTGCAGCTTCCCACAAGATAAGCATATCCCGAAGCTGCATTCATATACaccaaaagtttggacacatttttacaattgaattgaatgtgaaAGGGAATGCATTCATTCCCTTCCTTTAACTCCCTTGCTGTGAGTGTCCAAATATGCccataaaacatttaatgtaGTAACTACAGGTGCACATTGTACTGGAAAATTGAATACTTTGGAAGAAATCAACTATGCTTACTGTAAACCTTTCAACAGATATGTACAGGGTCAATATATTTGCAATTTAATACATATGTAAATTAACATATCTAGTTGTATatacagaaaatgtaatttctaggaGATAAGGCTTCACAAGGAAAAAATTAAACTAGTAATTTTTCAGATGACCACAATTAATTTCTTTATTcaattttataaaatattattcaaaGATGCTTTGACCAAGATGCAAAGATGCTGGCACTACTTCTATTGTTCAGACACTATATGATTATAAACAAAATTTTGCAAATAAATTAGTACATCAGATTTAATGTAGTTATTTCACAATCTAAGAAAgcatttgtatgttttatgcTTTGTGTACATCATCTACACTAGACAAGTAATATCTGCCACTAGAAATAGCAAATCTTTCCTAcacatgctgtttgtgtgttgcttttttcCTTATAGAAAAACTCAAAGAtattgttcaataaatgcacaGTGCAACAAGAAATAAATGAGCTGTCatacacaaatttaaaaatactaaACTCGAAAAACAACTTGATGACCAGGCTATGATTTATGATCATGCACACATTTTGTGAAAGCCGCAtatgtttgaaaacacattaaatatgatgaaaatagagaaatattGTTAGTTGACCCTCTTAAGATATAACATAATGTTCCCACCACATCAATTTAATTAATTCTGTAAGTCATCCTTTACACTGTACATTGAATGGTACTAATGTATAAATGTCGCAGTCTAAGAATTAGAACAGTTAGTGTTAGATATATCAGGTGTATTTCACAAACCAAAATGTGAACAATTCAGGATGTTAGTCTAAAAACTCTTCTTGTACCACTCACAAAATGTTGAATTCTTTTCCTTATCTGTGTTAGTTGGAAACCATAAATGAGGGGATTGACAAttggaggaaaaaggagaaattcCAGTGCCATAAAATTCTGGACACTTTGTGATAAGTCTTTTGAGCCAAGTCGTGTGTAGAACACATcaaacagcaaagacacaacAAAAACCGTTAAACTCAATAAATGTGGCAAACATGTCTTCATAAACTTACTCCTATTCTCCTTGGATCTTAGGCATGTTttgatcatatatatataagtccaaacaacaaaaacagcatggcCAAAATAAAAGGTATAATTAAAGTATGCAATAATAATACTTAATATGGAAACAGAGCAAGCtagattaaaaatgtaaaaattaacaCAGTAGATctttgtcatgatccgcagtctggacttcctgGTTGCTTTTACTTTGGTGGATCATGACGGGAACGGGTTtggttgttttcagtttctttgcttattgattgctgatctgtgtcacctgcggaCCTGGCTTAAGTAGCAGGGATCGTGGGGACACAGATCGCCagattgtttgtttgcattactCCCGTGAGGATTCACGCTTCGGCAGTATATGTTTGGTGGTATTGTTTGCTTTGATCGGAGGAATCATCAGCTTACGGCAAGtgacttttcatttcttttcgGTGACTGTGTTAGACTCTTCTCGAGAGAGCCGGTTAGCTCCCGGCACTACTGGAGATCGGAGGAATCACCAGTGTGACCAGCGttcttctgttcttttggtTAAGAGGATACGGCTCGGAGGAGCTAGCTTATGGACCTTGCACTGTAGTATCGGACCCACGGAGAGGAATAGACTCGGCGAGGGGGACGCTTTCTCTCTAGTGGATTACTATCTTACTGTTCGTTGACACTAAACAGGCACCTACTGTGCGCCCCGCTCCGGAGGAGGTTCAGGTGCGAGAACTgtttctgttactgtgtcttTCCTTTATTAACCTGGTTCTCttatctgtttcctgttttccgaGCCTGGAGAGAGCCCGGCCTCTGGCAGGCCACAGAGGGAACCATACaccgtcagatattgctctgcggacctGAGACGGTCATATCACTTCCATCTGCGAGGACCAGCCCGGTTGTACCGGtactggccgtcggagaaaccacCACCTGCCGACTCATCTTGGATCATCACTAATCACCATTGGCCTTCAACCACTTTCCACATTTCGTTCATtgtactgcatttaataaaccttggtatactctgcttcagtgtcctGGGTGCTAGTGTTAGACGGGGTTGTGATCCATACAAATTGATATACAAATCATGACAATCTTTGGTATGTGTGAGCCACATAACTTTGTTGATGTTATAGAGGACACgaacaacagaaaaaagggCATAACCcaagcaaaaaacacaaacacacaaatcctTTGTTTAGTCATCACAGAGTGGTACAGCAGTGGTTGACATATAGCCACATATCTATCATATGCCATTAGAGCTAGCAGAGAGAAATCAGCACCAGCTGAAGAGTATAACACAAAAGCCTGCAGAAAACATCCAGCATAAGATATGACATGAGTGGGAGACAGAAGATCAATCAGGAATTTAGGATAAAATCCAGATGTCCCATAAAGTCCATTGATGCACAGATTACAGAGGAAGATGTACATGGGTTCATGAAGACTTTTGTCCACAATGATTGTCACAATAACAGTCACATTCACCAGCCAAatcacacagtaacacagtaaaGTGAGAGCAAAAAGGGGGACCCTGTAGTTTGCTGTACCATTTAACCCTGACAGAGTAAACGTTGTAATAACTGATACATTATCCATCATAAATTCACTGAAGTATTTCTCATTATGAATTGTATTTTCAACACCTAATGTGTTGGAGGAAGAATTTAAATGGGCTTCCTGTGTGTTATGATCTAGCACTTGTTTATGTTACCTCATGGCagtgacactcagttatattgGGATTTGAAACCCAATTGGAGATGTGGCAGTTACTTTCACTAAAAAGCAGTcaacataaatatattaatgtataagactttcttttattataaactTTATTACAAGTTAAAACAACTGCTAAGCACTCTGAATCCATGCAACAAAGTCTGATTTGAGCCAGACAATCAGACAGGTTGGTGAACTCACCCATCTCATCTGTAGTCATCTGTTATTCTACAGGAGAGCTGTATGCTTGTATTTCAGTGAGTACAATAAGTCAAAGTTGAGCCAGAATGATGATGAGCATTGGTGGTTTAAAAGTAGGAGAAGTAGATGGTTGTGCATTAGGACTTGCAGTAGGTCAATGCCACTTTCATTcatgtggaggaggtggagctggTGGGAAGCTTCAGATACTTTGTTGTCCACCTGGACAACACACTGGACTGGACATGTAATACAGAGGTCATCTACAACAAGAATGCACACAACCTTTCTGAGAAGGCTCACGAGCATTAGTGCATGCAGAAAGCTGTTGCGAGAGAGTCTACCACGTGTTTAGAGACTTTTATTTGATTTGCATGTACTTTGCATAATTCAGGGTTTCAACTTCACAGAACCTTCCCTGTCCTCCACCTGTAGTTTCTTGGTCTGGTTTTTCCTTGACTCAGTTTTCCCACTCTTGCTGTCAGTTCCACCCGTAGCCACCTGTTCTCTTCAAAGCCCGGCTGTGGCCCACCTTTAGTAGGGGTCCTTAGGCAAGATCTCATTAATCCTGCCTATAAAGGGAACTAGGGATGCAAAGGAGACTATCAGTCCACATTAAATGAGAAGCATAAATCACCCAACACTTCAATATAGTATAGTGAAGCAGATGCTGCTGTGGCAGCTGGTGATTGACGAACTAAGCATTACAACCACAGCAAAAGAAGATCTGaaaaaaactgctgcaaaaacatgcagcagcttTGCGCCACCGACGTATGCAATTATATGTGCACTGAAGTTGTGCACAACCAACAGCTGCAGTTGCACCACAGTTGGATAACAGTACTTAATATTGGCACTAATGAGGGAGCTACAAAAgttgattgtattttttttttctgtcagaggAAAACAAGATCTTTCACTGCCAGCTTGAAAATATTaagacactttgtttttaaacattcataTTGTTATTTATTCCAATGAACTGAAACTCATTTCTTTCACCTGTGTAAAAAAGTGAATTGGGTAGAAATCCACTAAttcagaatgaaaagaaaattgtcTACACCCACCCGTGGTGGGTGTAGACAATTCCCAAAAAACAGAACCAGCCTGTTTTTCAGGTAGTTCAAAGGACCAAGCCCAGAGGGCTGaacccaattcacagaatctagggttacaatatgtaaccaatgttctgtttcaCTGGAGCGCAGCCATCTGGGTTATCACTATGGGTCAAAGCAATATCCAGAAATTCTCCACACCTCACTGGGCCCAACAAACCAGGGGGAAAAACCAGTGCATTACAGCCTAACCCAAATGTcccacaaataaaaaacaaaggaacacGAGGAGGCCTTTTTAGTTCTTGTGTTAATGGTGTTCTTCTGTGTTAATGGTGCTAAAAACATAATTCATCTCTGGGAGTAAGTGgatgaaaaaattaaaaccagAGGGAGCAGACAGGTGGAAGAAGAGTGTTTACACAGCATGGAATAGGTGGTCAAATGGTCACTTCAATACATTAGGCTAAAGAATGCACAGTATTTGGTTTTTAggggtttagtgttttattggtgtagtgttttagggttttagaggcctgtaaaaAACTGCCAACAGTTTGTTTAGTGGTGGTAGAGGCCTGAAGGTAGaagacacctgaacaaacatttgGGGTCTTTTTCCAATAGGAGTCCACCCCTTTTTGTCAACCTATATCACCCTTAATCTGTAACAGATCGACAGAGAATTCTATAGACTTCTCTCCGGGtgcccgtgattaaacctgagatgattcatcacacttgtgtttgtttctgagaattagcaactctcaatCTTAAAGAAATTTCCTTGACAAGAGACACCCTTTGTGCAGCCACATTGAAAATTTGGCCCATTTCAAAGCATATGAAGTAGTACAAGACTTGCAAACACCTTGGATAGTGGCTACAACTCTAAAGGATAAAAACCCAAGCTCTCTAATGCTCCCTCTCAGTGGGCAGACCCACAAGGGCTGTTCTAATACAAGGGGCGCTCCTCAGCAGATGCTGCACGACCATGACACTCATGCAGAGGtgcatgcagagaaaaacacagtccACATTGTGCATTGCCTCATGGTGCAAAGCAGTCCGCTGTTGCCTGCTCAGACCTGTCCTGCCTGAACAACTAAGTTGTGATGGACTCCGGCGAGACATGATGTCCATGGCTGCACATAGTTTCTCATGGATGCGCACCACTTTGATTGAGAGGAGATGTGCATGACGAGCACTGTGAGACATGATGACTACACTTCAGCCTGGCTGTTGATATATGCCACTGCTGTTGTGTTATTCATGTGAATCAGGACACGACAGTTCCTCAACGACGGTGCAAAGTGCTAAACCACTTTCACTACTCTGAGCTCGGAAAATGGCCACTATCAACATGTGCCCTGTTGTGGCCAAGCTGCAGATTGGCCGTCACGAGCACGGTGGTGGGAGTGCTGACAATTTGTGGGGGATACATgtgaaaacacagtcacacatactTTATGAGCAGCATTGGTCGGATGTACTTGAGAGGAGAAATGGCCCTCAGGGGGaagataatatttttattagcaAGAGCAACTGAACATTTCTCACagcacacagaaatacatgcaAACCCTGTGCCCTGTCAGAACTTAATTGCAACAACAACCATGGCTGCCTTAATGAGTGGCAGGGATCAGCTATACTAGTGAGGAAAATGTGCTTCAGCTCTTCTTTAGTTTGCAGCACCTGAGAATGGGGACCAAACAGGCCATTGCTACCAGCAGGTCCCTCCTCACTGGCTCTGGAATTAGAGAGTGGTGcaaccagatgtttgtgtgggCCACAGTCTGGCAAACAGTGATGTGGGCTGGACCCCCAGTAATAGTGGCGCAGAGAGCCTTGGTGGCACCCGTCATCTTGTTTATCTCCTCAGCACAGTTAGGAGGCAGGTGGAGAATCAGCTGACAGTGTCAAGTGGGAGTGGTCTCAAAGCTGCGGCCTTTGCAGCTGCATCAGCTTTACTGTTGCCCCTGGAAACAGAGTTATCACCCTTAGTGTGAGCTGCACATTTGCAGACAGCTATTTGTTTAGGTAACAGCAAAGCATCAAGAGGATCTGCAACTTTATTGTTGAGTAGCAGTGAATGATACAACCTGAAAACACGATATGTGGTAAAGACCAGAAACTGCACAGTGCGCTGCCAGTCACATCCAGATTGCATCTGGGGTGGGGACAGAAAATCCCACcgtgaaaccaacctggggcAACACCTCCCACACAAAGGTTCCGCCTTACCTTATTAAATCCAGAACAGTACCGAAATCACACAGTAATATGTCTTCAAAATATAAATGGTAGTACCAAAATAAGGTGTACATTTAAATATGGTAATTACATATTTGATGGCTGACCCAAGGAGTGGTAAGTCAGAGTCTGTGGTGGCCTCCTTGTCCATGCTGATCTCCTGAGCGTTGTCTCCTGTGATGCAGCATGTCCCGCTTGTTCTGACCCCATTTCAGGTCAGAGTGGTTCAGTGTCTCTTTCATGTTCCATctgttctcttttttcattgtcattttctgGGTTATGGACAGGTCCACTTTCACTTGGATCTTGATCCACAACTAAAGTGCCTCTGTTTGTGATGTCCGGGGGTAAATGTCTCATTTCTTCTCTTGGCATACACACTCCTGAGGGTGTTGGTTGAGCTTGAGTGACTTCATTTCTCTGTGGCCTAGCTATTGTTGGGACTCTAAGCCAGCAGCATGTTATACTCTCAGAGTCTGATGTGTCACTGCTGTCTCTGTTACTTAAGCTGGTTCTGCCAGCTTTGACTCTGCCCATAGTCACCTGTGACCTGTGGCATTTAATTTTGCAATGCTCATGGTATACGTCAGGGGATTATTGTCTGTGTAAACTGTGAAGTCTGGTGCATAAAACAGATAATCCCTGAACTTCTCTCATATGGCCCATTTAAGAGCCAAAAACTCCAACTTGCTGGAATGCAGGAAATAGTTCTTTTCAGCTGGGCTCAGATGTCGTGAGCCGTATGCAAcaaggcttttttttcctctcatctccaTCCGGATATTTTTGAGCAAAGGCTGCGTGTTTATTCTGGATGTGTCTTGcaacatttgacatttgttgTTTGCTATTCTGTTGACTTCTGTTGTTTGGGGCAAGTCTCATCACATATTAAGCATACTGGTAAACCAGTCTCGTCAGCAGTGAAAGCAAATTAATCTGCCCACGTAGCATTGAACgttctgttttcttcagatatttttcttttcttggaaTTCTCCATAGTTGGCTTACCTGGGGTCGAAAAATTATAGAAATCACGCGCAGGCAGCTGTTGCACATTGGCGGTTGTGACGAATATTAAGAGCGACAACaattttttatcatgttttatgtagattttacaagATCACCATAATTTTCAAActtgtaattacattttaaaaactaactaaactaaaatacattttaattaaatactcGTTTATTTTCCAAGGCCATAGGGAGCCGCAGCAGAGGGATAAAAGAGCAGCGGGTTGCCGACCCCTGCCATAGCTCTACCAATAAGCTGTATGAGTTTGTAGTTCCCCCCATTGTCTTTAATGAACTCATAAATGTCGTTGAAGCCTACTATGGGTCTTTCAATCTTGAGGCGACTAACTAGAAAGGGAACACGTATAGATTGGGCTGGATCATTGTTACTCTCTAGGTTGACTACTACCTCTACCCACCCATCATAAGTCATTGAGTCCCCTGTGACAGCTTTCACATCGAGATCATCATCCATTAGTTCAAGGCCTTATCTGTTGGTAAGTATCTGTCTAGCCATGCATGCTCTACAATGCTAACCCCAGCCCCTGTGTCTAACACTACTGTTCCAGGATAACCAGCCATCATACACTTGAGGAGGGATTGGTGACCAACCTTTGGGGCGAAGATACCTGCCTGTCCCAGCTTCATCAAGCACTGGACCTTGGCTACAATGTGTTATGGCTCTGTCTATGATGCTTTCAAGTCTCTTAAGCAACGGCAAACCCTGTTCCTCCTGTCCCAGGATTGCCTGACATGTCAAGTAAGTTGTCAGATACTCAACACAGCTTTCTTCATCATCCTGATTTAACTGTGTAGAGTCAAGTCCTTGGACGTCTCCTAAACTGGTTGCAATCAGTTAAGCTTCTTTGGTTGTTAGCTGGTGTAGCTTCTGTCCAAACTACCACTTTCCTCTCGACGACCGACACCCTGCTGGTCTCTGACGCTTGGGTTCGCAGTGTTGCACTTTGTAGGCTGGTGCACCCTCTTCACTGGTCACTGGCCTCTCTGCTGCATGCTGGGTCACCCCTAGCTCAGGAAACATGCAGGTCTTGTGGTCCCGGTGTTCAATATCACTGAATCGGCAGTAGCTCATCGACGATGGCGTGCtgatcccggacgagcccccacgATCTGTTACGGGCCCCAAGTGCCGGGGCTGCGAAGCAGTGAATGATACAACCTGAAAACACGATATGTGGTAAAGACCAGAAACTGCAAGTTGCGCTGCCATTCACATCCAGATTGCATCTGTTATTGAAACATTCTTAACATAAAGACACTTAAGTACTTCACTGAAACCCTAACGACAATGTACAATGCATATAAATCACCAGAAAAATAGATTAAGTCCATAAAATCGAACTTTCCGAGTTCTCGCGATGTTCCAGGTACGAAACCCCTCGAGACTTCATAGACGCAGGAAACCTCAGTTTTACTGAAAGCCTTGACGACTAAACTCGCAAACTATTAGCGATAACGATCAAGTTAATATAGAAAATAGTATGCCATACTCGTAAAGAATTAGATCAGAATTTTCTAATAT
Proteins encoded in this window:
- the LOC113122901 gene encoding olfactory receptor-like protein COR6, whose product is MDNVSVITTFTLSGLNGTANYRVPLFALTLLCYCVIWLVNVTVIVTIIVDKSLHEPMYIFLCNLCINGLYGTSGFYPKFLIDLLSPTHVISYAGCFLQAFVLYSSAGADFSLLALMAYDRYVAICQPLLYHSVMTKQRICVFVFFAWVMPFFLLFVSSITSTKLCGSHIPKIVCVNFYIFNLACSVSILSIIIAYFNYTFYFGHAVFVVWTYIYMIKTCLRSKENRSKFMKTCLPHLLSLTVFVVSLLFDVFYTRLGSKDLSQSVQNFMALEFLLFPPIVNPLIYGFQLTQIRKRIQHFVSGTRRVFRLTS